ACTGGCTGCCATTTCCCCTACAACAGTGATGTCCAAACACTTCCTGCTGTGTTGTGAGCAGACAGTTGCACAAAGGACATGAGGCAGCGGTGGGTCACCTGGAATTTGATTTCCCAACTTCTAGACGTAGGAGCAATAGACTATGAACTTTGTTGACATAAGTGATGCAGTGATATTGGTAAAGCCTTATTTAATATGATAAAATAGTACAGATtaaacacacatttctttttatatgtaaCTGATTACTTTTTTTTATAATCATACAGTCAACAATAGGGGCTAGGGAGAAAGGTTTGTAGGTAAAATGCTTACGGCACAGGCGTGAGGTCCCGAGTCTGAGCCCCACAactcatgtttttaaaagaagctgGGCACTGTGGTACATGCCTACAGTGTCGGTACTGAGGAGGCAGGTAGGAGCACACTGACTAGCAGCCTCACTTGcttggtgagtttcaggtcacATGAGACAGCCTATCTCAGCAAGAAAAGGTAGGTATCTGGGGATTGAtacttgaggttgtcctctgccctccccacatgtgttcacatgtatgcatatgggtgtatacatatgcactcacatgtatacccacatgcatacacctgcacacacacacacacacacacacacacacacacacacacaaatgtacacataagTAACTAAATAGGAAGACTTCAACAATTACAGTAAAATAAGGATGTTGGTAAGCATGAACTCTACTACAAGGCTTCTCAGTTTTTCCATTATTGACAAGTCTTTGCTCTGTTTGGGTGAGTAACTCTTACCTCTAATCACTTGGTGCCAACAGCAGTGCTCTAGTCCTAAAAGTTGTAAGAATCAATAATATCTCCAAACCTGACCCAGAAGCCATCTCCCATGGCTCATATGCACTTCTCTGAGAAGGCAGGAatgagggacatctaggtagccaagtcccttctctctggcaAGCTCCCCTTTGTGGCTTCTGTTTTCCTAATAGTTTTGACCTTGGCAGTCTAGGATTcttgtatttttcaaaattttcccAGAATATCCGTCTATGATCATCAGTATCAGATgtctagtttgtttccagttcTTAAGGATTTGTCCAATAATAGAATTTTTGAAAGTGGAGTTTTCTACATAGCTTCCCCCTTTAGTTAGTTAGAGCCTAGtttttttcctgtaaatattAGACATTAGAAATAGGCAGAAATGGCTCACCAGTGTGTCTGCACATCTGTAGCACTTACTTTTGCCGAGTTTGTTTTGAACTCCTGGTGAATGAGACAATGGGAGAAATAAAGTAAGGGAGTTACAGAATGAATGCTCTTAGCCTGCTAGAGAGAAGTGATGATGGGAAAAGAACACAGACTTCCTAAGATCagtagtaatgtttttttttatttaaacaaaatatcattctagggactggagaggtgacttaGCCATTAAGAACACCAACTGCTCCTCCAGagggaccagagtttgattcccaccacccacgtggcagctgaAAACcgctggcctccatgggcactgtacacacatagTGCATagaacccatacacataaaataaaaaaatattattctagCTAAAGAAGTCTTTACAGGTTCAATCATAATACTGCTATTCACATCCATACAAACATATTTCTGcagggttgtttattttttttccctcaaatgtTAGGCTAAGCAAAGTAAATGTAACCAATCATCCATCACCATGGACTGTATCTTTACACTATGCCAACAAATTGTTAGGGTCAGACTTTACACAACAGACCAAATAAATGTCTGTGTTGCCAAGAAGTGATACGTTCCTGAGAAGGTCTGGAGAACTCTGAGCTCTACTCAAAACACCCCTCAAACCTTCATAATTTCCTCTTTGTGGAACAGAAAGGAAAGCCACCTCTCAGATCTGAACCTGACACCAAATGCTCACTACTAATTCGGAGCAGGCAAACTCAATAACTCTTCAGGGGATGGCAGGAATGGATTCTGAGAGACCACTCAAAACTCTAGAATCAAGCGAAGCATGATTCCAGAGCTCTGAATGATAAAGCCAGAGAGTCACAAGCcagggtcagcctggactacaaagcccTTTTTCAACAACACACCTCTCTGGCATTCAACTCTGCTCCATACTCCTGTTGGTCTAAAGCCCCATTGTACTTAAAGTCCACATGGAAATTGCTCACCATCAAATGTCCATACCCTTATGATTATGTGTTTTATTCTCTGTGTAtaatatgtgtgaatatgtatgtgttcatatgtgtgcctgtgtacatagtatgtacatgcatatggaCCACATCAGGTGTACTCTTCAATTGCTCTCcgctttagtttttgagacaggatgtctcacCACTTAAAACAGAGCTCATAGatttgggtaggctggctggccaatgaactCCATggatctgtctctctgtctgtttcctcaGGGCCAAGACTACAGGCGCATACTGTCATGGCCAGccttacatgggctctggggatctgaacaagCACTTTGCTGGTTGAACTATCTCCTCTCCCCTGATGGTTGCATTTTTGTTGTAATTCCTGTACTTTAGTCATTTCTGATTGGTCCACTTATATTTGTCCTTTTGAAATGTTAAGCTTCTAAAGGCTGATGTTTGTAGTTCATTTTGTGTGCACCTACCTCTGCACAGAAGAGGAGCCTGGAAGCCTTTGTTGAATTGAACTGAATTTGGTAGACTCACTCACAATCTTTTCATGTCATGTAAAGTGAATGGGCTGAGGAAAGATGGTAGGGGAaaggaagagcagaggagaagaaataaaaaatgaaggaacACAGGAAGGGAACATGCTGGAATGTTTGCTCACATGTGTTTACGTACCAGAAATTCTTAGGAGATGCAATATGCCCTTTGAAACTATAATAGGGCTGTAAAGGATAGTTGTCTCTTCCATGATAAAGGTCATTATTATTAATGAGAACTAAATTACTACCATTCTCCTCCTGTCCCATGGTTGTAAAAAGGAGTGGAGAAAGAACGAATACTACAACTTAGGGTACAGCTAGAGCTTGTTTCCTGTTCCTTTTTGATTCAAAGCTCTGCTGTTGCCCAAGTTTTCCTATGACCCTGCTTGAGAGGATGAGGGAAGACAAAGCATATCTTTATCTTTTGGCAGTCATGATTTGTCTGGTGTGTGAATGGTCTCCCTTTAGAGCAGGAACTTGGGTCATGTGAAGTCATTTCCTCCAAATGTGAGATCCATCACTCACATCTGGATTTTCCATTATAAAATAGATTCTGCAGCACCCCACAGCTGTTTCCACTGGATGACCCACGAGGAGCCAACCATGCCCACTGGTTCCCGCTGGCTGATAAGAGCTTGGAGACTACAGTCAAAATGGAATGAGATTTGATGTGTGGtaagagacacttcagatgaccaCAAGGAAGGTTTCCTTACCAGGGAGGAAGCCTGACAACCAGACTCAAGACACACAGGTCACGTAGACAACACAAGTCAAGTAGACAACCACATGAGAGATGCTGTATCACTTACTTTCTTGTTACTATCTCACCATGACAAGATACCAGATAAAAAGTAATGGGAGTAAAGGTTCATCTCAGTTTACAATTTGAGGAAAAGACAATTTTCCAGGGAGAGGAAGTCACAGTGGCAAGAGCCACTTGAGACTGTTtttcacattgcatccacagtcaggaagccagGAATGATGAGTACTGGTGTTCAGTTTGCCTCCTCCTTTTCATCCATCCAATCTCCATCCCATGGAATGGTGCAACCCACaattaaggtgggtcttcccacctcagttaaactAACACAAATAATCCCTCACAAGCATGTCTGCAGGCTAACATAATTTAGATAATTTCTCCGAAGGCATACTCAGGGACTGGTCTCTTAGACAGTTCGGCACcctgtcaagttggcaatgaGTACCAACCATCATAGATGCTACGTCAGAATCTGAGGTCTTTGAGGCAAAGTGTGTGTAGAGAATAACCTTCCGTTTTACTCAATAAGATTTTAGCACCTAATCAAGCAAGTAGATAGAATTAACAGAACACACCCAGAAGTACAGtctggatggctcagtggatgaccAAGTCCTAAACACTCACTGGAGTTCACACCCCTAGTGGGTTGGTAGGTTTAAAGGATTTAAGTTATCTATTAAGTTCTCTGGAACTCATTTTTAGAGAGTAAAAAGAGCAAACTGTGGTTGACTGAGGAATTAGACTCTTaagcaaagaaagaagccaggtCCTAGATACAGGCTGAAATTCCTGccctaaggcaggaggatcctgagcctgaagccagcctggactgcatagcatgttcaaggccacccagcgCTCCAAagcaagactgtctcaacaaAATGAAACTAAGCAAAAATCAAAGAGCCAAGACAAGAGGGGGAAGGTGAAACTTTGACAATGAAGGATGTTTTGGAGACCAAGGAACTAAAACCCCACAATCATTCTGCCGGGGACATCAGGGTCCCAAAGTGTGTAGAAGGAGGACATAGAACCTGCCCTCTGGCATACCTAGAACCATTCCCATTGACTTCCTAAGGCCAGAGCCTGTatggtgtggtgatttgaacTGCTCTGGACTATGAATGTTTGATGATGGATGCCATTCCCTGACTTGCTCTCTCTATTATTTATTGGACCATGAGCTCTGCAGATACCAGGCTGTGTTAGAGAAGCTGCCTGAGAGCACACCTGAAATAGAAGCCAGGGAGGTAGGCATGTTGACCGATGGATGAGGTAAAGATGATAGCTTCATTCGCAATTTTATCTGAGGCATCATGGATACCACATCTACTGATTGGCTAGAAGCACTGTCCAACACCACTGGCAAGATCATAAGAATGTCTTGATTTCCCCCACGATATGGGAAATGCCATTGAGTTACTTTACTATAAACCAACTTTCTCTTTTTCCCAACCAAGAGTATATGGAGTAGACCcgccttttatttttctaaagaacaATGATGTTTAGAGGAATGGAAAAGATTAAAATGGTAAATGTAGGCAGGTGTATTGGTGGATGCCTGTGATCCCACCATCCAAAAGGCTAGGGTAGGAGGGTCACTAGTTCAAGACAAGCTTGGGCTCCATAGCAATAAGCTGGTGAAAACTAAACACAGGAGGTGAGAGCAGAACAGGAGTGATCcattggaggaaaagagaaggtaGAGAGCCAGAGGCACAGTGCAAGATTCCCTGGATGGTCCCAGAAGCAAACTTAATCGGCCTTGTGGACTTGAACAGAATCAGTCCCTGGGATGCaatgtactcttttttttctacTGGTTACTGATTAGACACTAAGTTTGAGATCAAAGTGCCTTAATGCAAGTGATAGTCCAGACTCACTTCTAGCCAAGAATCCAGGGGTAATTCAGGCTTCAGGGCTGGTTTGCTTCTGCTGAACAACAGCAGAAGCACCTCAGCTCAGTTTCATTTTGCTGCCACTGACACTTcatgctttctgattttttttaagagaaaagcaGCTAGATTCTTGAAGCTCTTCTCTGAGATTATATCTCCATCTATCATTATCCATTATGTGGGAAAGGCAAGAAAGTATAGAAATGCTTAATCTATTAGTTACCAATTCAGCTTTTTTGAGAAGACCTTTACTTGTCATATACTCTGTAGGTTTCACTGGGTTAATTGCTATTTGCAATTACAAGCAGAAATTCCTATACCAGGAAGCAGACAGTATGGATGACAAAGGCATGATAGTatatgcctttcatcccagcacttaggaggatctctgtgagttcaaggccaaccttgtctacccTCACGATCTTTCTGTCTTGCTTGCCTTATATGtttagcattttaaattttgacaAGCACACAGAAGATACTCAGTTGTTAAGTGACAACTGATAGTTATCTATGTATCTTTTACTGCATTCTAACCCTGATTTTCAAGGGTATAGATGATGGTGTTGTCCTCAGTTTATAAATGAGTACCTAAAGAAGAAAGATATATACAATTCAGCTGAGGTTACCCAGCTGGCAAGTATGGAACTGTTGGTGGTGCAGGGACAGATATAATGCCATGCTGTCCCCCTCAGCAATCTGCAGCGTTCTCCTAACCTTTCAGGGACCTATACttagacaaaaccagattcatgGGTTCAGTGAAGAAAATAGGCCTATTTTGTTTGAAGTGGAGCTGGAGATTTGATTAGAGACATTTTAACATAGGCTCAAGAACAAGTGTTAAGAGAAAGAGCAGTTTGCACAAAGAAAGCAAGACACACTCCAAAGCATAGGTGGACTTTTCAAGTAAGAGCGACAAAAGGTACAATATGTTCAAATGTAAGTATGGACTCCTCTAGGGAAAGTTGCAGAGAACAGGACAAAGACAAGTATGAGAGAGTCAAAGTTAATTGTCTTAACACTAGCCATACGAGCCACTTAGGAGACTCTGGTGTAACACCTCAAAGGATTACtaagggtgtttttgtttttgtttttttccctgtttcttttttgaTAATGATACAGTGACTCTAGAGTTGCCTTGAGTGGAATTAGAGTCTGATGAGGTAAAAGCAAAAGCTGCTAGGGTTGCACAAGGGGATGGACACAGGTCCTTTCCCTATAAAGTGGCTTGTGGTTGGCCAATGGTTGAGGAGGGAAGAAGACCTCAAGTGGCTGTTAATCGTCCTATAATTCTTACTTCTCCACTGTCAGGGAAACTTCAGCTGCATTCTTGGGTGAGggctcttctcccttcccccactcccataGTTTTTGTCTCTCTATTCTGCCTCTGAACAAGAATTTGGACTTGAGTTTCCTGGATCTGCGTGTGCAAGCTTAACCACTTTGCTATGCTGTTCTCACCAGAATGTTACAAACAGATGAGTATTTCACAACACAGGGATCCTGGAGACTCTGTCACTTAGCCAGACAAGTCAACCTGTCTCTACCAGTAAACCTGCTCCAACAATGAAAAGCTAAAACTCTAGGATCATATTTTCGAAAGAGTGTTGAGGtggtgtctcatgtagcccaggctaatcttgaactcattCCTtaggctaatcttgaactcattCCTTAgctaaagctggccttgaactcctgaactatTGTCTCTACCTCACAAGTGATGATTGCACATATATACTTTTTAGAGTTTTTAAGGCTACTTTATTAAATGTGGCGATGATGTTATGTTACACATATTTTACTTTCCTTCCATAATTCCATATCCCAAGACAAACCATGAAAACTAGACCTTCTCTTTCTCAGATGCACTATAGAAATGAATTTCACCTTGCCTCTCTGTCTTGAAACTGGACATAAGAAAGTCTTTGACAGTGCCTATCTTATGGCTGATCATAGGACTCACTTCACAAAGGATGCTTCACACAGAAACCAAGAAGAATCTGGGCAGATGGGTCCTCCCAGATCTATGAGCAGCCTACATACTTTGTCCAATCATATTTCCATACAATTGTCCACATTTCCACCATGCTTATGgaaagacagggacagagagctTCAGGATACTAGAACATATGAAAGTAAGGAGCGAGATATTCTGTGCCTCCTAACCTATACTTTGCTTTCTTCAGCTCTTCATTTGCATTGGAaaaacctggtctacacaggaacCAGCAGCCCAAGTAAAGCAATGGATGGCTGCTGACTGGCATCTGCAGGTGAGAGCAGTCCTGTGTGTTGCACATTTAACCCATGGAATCTGAGCTATCACCAAGTAAATGATCTCAGTATTGCCTTAGAGGACACCCACATGGTGCACACTGCAGAACTGATGGCTGGCTGGTAGGGAGAAAGTCCCACACCACTGGGTGTCACAACTCTACTCTGTGCTGAGATTTGTGACGGGAGGGCTGCTTCAACTGGAGGGCTGCTTCTCCTACATAGTGACCATTTCTACAGGGCACACTATGCAAAAATTAGGCTTGCACAAGGGCCATCTCAACGGGAACAGAGTGTTACTACCACACTGCCATAATTTTAACTCCTAAGGAAAAAGGGGGGGCATAGAAGCCTATAGGCTGTGTATTTGTGTCACCTAAATGTTAACTTCTATTCTCACCTTTGCTTTGAGTTAAGGTACTAGCATAAGAATTTCTATACaaggttgaggcagggggattgcaagCCCTAGGTCAGGTTTGTCTTGAAAGGTAAAACAAACAAGGAGCTGGAGAGTCAACTCAgcagtttaagagcacttgctgctcttgcaaaagaccagaTTAGGTTCCTAGCGCCCACATAGtggctctgtaactccagctcctggggatccaatgatgccctctcctgacttcTGAAGGTTCCTGCCTGCACatggtatgcatatatacactcaGGCATGCACTCGggcgcatgcgcgcacacacacacacacacacaaataaaataaaacaagcaagcagtAAATAAATTGTGGCAGTGCTAATTTAGAAGAGGTATACACAGTACCAAACAAAGGGGgtattcataaaatgtattttgtaacAGTAGACTTCACATCCTCTCAAAGAAACTTACATTTGCTGGACCAGAGATCAAATGCTTGGTATAAATAGAGTGATGTCAAAGTTGCTACAAAGTAACAAGAGTAAACTGCACGATAGAAGGGCAGTAAGAGATttgagtctgttttctttctttctttctttctttctttctttctttctttctttctttttttttttgaaggtctccattttttttattctttatgtacAAAGACTAGCATGATCTGTTTCACTGGGTAGACAGTCTTGAATAATCCATTCAAGGTTGCTTAGTCCAACTTAATGAAGCCTATGTCCTTTGCGTACTGACGGAAGCATTGACAGCACATGTTCAGCCCGTATTTTCGGATCAGACCATGGCAGTTAGAGCAGACGCCGCAAGAGCGAGGGCCCTGGCCGAACTTGCGCAGGTGACTCCAGTAGAGTTGCTGGTGACCCATCTTGCCTTCAGCCGGCCAGAGAGGAAAAAGGCTtgagtctgttttcttatttcaGAAACATTTATATCTCTATTGACTCATCCTGCAGCTGCCATTAATAATACTGGCAATACTAATTGTTGGCAGGGATATAAGTGACTACAACCACAACCTACCTATGCGGCCACTTATATTACTATGTGACCATTGTAATCATCAACACCCAGCATCTATGGCAACCCACACAAGATCTGCACAcagaaaagacataaaaataggagagtgtattagttatttttctgatgctgtggtaaa
The Cricetulus griseus strain 17A/GY chromosome 1 unlocalized genomic scaffold, alternate assembly CriGri-PICRH-1.0 chr1_1, whole genome shotgun sequence genome window above contains:
- the LOC100757259 gene encoding 40S ribosomal protein S29 — encoded protein: MGHQQLYWSHLRKFGQGPRSCGVCSNCHGLIRKYGLNMCCQCFRQYAKDIGFIKLD